The Solenopsis invicta isolate M01_SB chromosome 12, UNIL_Sinv_3.0, whole genome shotgun sequence genome window below encodes:
- the LOC105198208 gene encoding MICOS complex subunit MIC13 isoform X2 — MGIVRFAVKATLVGGVVYYSVQQGLWSKSEDSVQLYSRLYNNVAPYVKDNIPKEVINELPPLPSTSDFSNSVKSSWNKGVIASMKFLSETPTYVTNGVQSISETMRSYIEQQSVSEKNQ, encoded by the exons ATGGGCATCGTGCG GTTTGCTGTGAAGGCCACCCTCGTAGGCGGTGTCGTTTACTACAGCGTTCAGCAGGGCCTGTGGTCCAAATCCGAGGACAGTGTGCAGCTGTACAGCAGGCTTTACAATAATGTCGCGCCTTATGTTAAGGACAATATACCTAAGGAGGTTATTAACGAG TTACCACCATTGCCAAGTACCAGTGACTTCTCCAACTCCGTTAAGTCATCATGGAATAAGGGAGTTATAGCGAGCATGAAATTCCTATCAGAGACTCCGACTTATGTGACCAACGGTGTCCAAAGCATTTCGGAAACAATGCGGAGTTACATCGAGCAACAAAGCGtatcggaaaaaaatcaatag
- the LOC105198208 gene encoding MICOS complex subunit MIC13 isoform X1: MGIVRLVHSLRNRENTLSRFAVKATLVGGVVYYSVQQGLWSKSEDSVQLYSRLYNNVAPYVKDNIPKEVINELPPLPSTSDFSNSVKSSWNKGVIASMKFLSETPTYVTNGVQSISETMRSYIEQQSVSEKNQ; the protein is encoded by the exons ATGGGCATCGTGCGGTTAGTACATTCGCTGAGGAATAGAGAGAACACACTGTCACG GTTTGCTGTGAAGGCCACCCTCGTAGGCGGTGTCGTTTACTACAGCGTTCAGCAGGGCCTGTGGTCCAAATCCGAGGACAGTGTGCAGCTGTACAGCAGGCTTTACAATAATGTCGCGCCTTATGTTAAGGACAATATACCTAAGGAGGTTATTAACGAG TTACCACCATTGCCAAGTACCAGTGACTTCTCCAACTCCGTTAAGTCATCATGGAATAAGGGAGTTATAGCGAGCATGAAATTCCTATCAGAGACTCCGACTTATGTGACCAACGGTGTCCAAAGCATTTCGGAAACAATGCGGAGTTACATCGAGCAACAAAGCGtatcggaaaaaaatcaatag
- the LOC105198209 gene encoding death-associated protein 1, translating to MISHSAARSATHTKASGRVVECRYRLIGEGERESQCASRWQRLAAAYCDENLIKNLINAENNDEMSSGADECKLKGGHPPAVKAGGMRITQHKTPKDERETKPSSKDVEESRPSTSPPKTIMISGAPAKGNADFPPEAVQHFHEKPTPTHDARPAHCSRPIIIQQPRK from the exons ATGATTTCACATTCGGCAGCGCGAAGTGCGACGCACACGAAGGCGTCGGGTCGCGTCGTCGAATGCCGCTATCGCCTGATCggcgaaggagagagagagagtcagtGTGCATCGCGGTGGCAGCGATTGGCAGCAGCATATTGCGACGAGAATTTGATCAAGAATCTAATCAACGCGGAGAACAACGACGAGATGTCGAGCGGCGCGGACGAGTGCAAGCTGAAGGGCGGTCATCCTCCGGCAG TTAAGGCGGGCGGCATGAGGATAACGCAGCACAAGACGCCGAAGGACGAGCGCGAGACGAAGCCCAGCAGCAAAGACGTCGAGGAGAGCAGGCCGTCCACCAG TCCGCCGAAGACGATAATGATTAGTGGCGCCCCGGCTAAAGGAAACGCCGATTTTCCGCCAGAAGCTGTGCAACACTTCCACGAGAAACCCACACCGACACACGACGCACGACCGGCGCATTGTTCGCGTCCCATTATCATTCAGCAGCCCAGGAAGTGA
- the LOC105198210 gene encoding proteasome subunit beta type-5 — MNNARLKMALAEVCGINSSVDFGYSRENDKIASEIETYTRNFTNNLQLAVPPFVNPAETLGHIAQGTDETGKNLKIKFDHGTTTLGFRYQGGIILAVDSRATGGQFIGSSTMKKIVEINDYLLGTLAGGAADCVYWDRVLARQCRMYELRNRERISIAAASKLLSNMIYNFKGMGLSIGMMLAGWDKRGPGLYYVDSEGTRTPGKVFSVGSGSVFAFGVLDSGYRWDLTDEQAYELGRRSIYHATHRDAYSGGIIRVYHMKSTGWVHISDQDSKDLHYAYHADKLAEPSTSS, encoded by the exons ATGAACAACGCTCGGTTAAAAATGGCGCTCGCCGAGGTTTGTGGCATAAACTCGTCCGTCGATTTTGGCTATTCGCGAGAAAATGATAAGATCGCCAGCGAAATCGAGACGTATACCAGAAATTTCACGAACAACCTCCAACTGGCGGTGCCGCCGTTCGTTAAT cCAGCTGAAACTCTTGGTCATATAGCTCAAGGCACTGACGAAACTGGAAAAAACCTGAAGATCAAGTTTGATCATGGAACCACAACTTTGGGTTTCCGATATCAGGGTGGTATCATTCTGGCAGTGGATTCACGTGCAACAGGAGGACAATTCATTG GTTCGTCCACTATGAAGAAGATAGTGGAGATCAATGACTATCTTCTTGGTACTCTGGCTGGTGGTGCTGCAGATTGTGTCTACTGGGATCGAGTTTTAGCGAGGCAGTGCCGCATGTATGAACTCAGAAACAGAGAGCGCATTTCCATTGCAGCAGCAAGCAAACTCTTATCAaacatgatttataattttaaaggaATGGGACTGAGCAttg GTATGATGCTAGCTGGATGGGACAAACGTGGTCCTGGACTTTACTATGTCGATTCCGAAGGCACTCGTACTCCAGGAAAAGTTTTCAGCGTTGGTTCTGGATCTGTGTTCGCATTTGGTGTTTTAGATTCCGGTTATCGGTGGGATTTAACCGATGAACAGGCTTATGAACTTGGAAGACGATCGATTTATCATGCTACACACAGAGACGCCTATTCTGGCGGTATCATAAGAG TATACCACATGAAATCAACTGGCTGGGTGCACATCTCAGACCAAGACAGCAAGGACTTGCATTATGCATACCATGCTGATAAACTGGCAGAACCAAGCACCTCTTCctag
- the LOC105198211 gene encoding uncharacterized protein LOC105198211: MSRPIVVAFAILGLLQAVIAIDLSLSKNIQINLDEKDIVPKTDLKNLVPEPHAANEFIGNLEIGTRYADEKVFRRIIEFNNPTNTVQTTTLTLTVNGILHYISAVNQNGSYAVICDEVSTLGSSRGSIKVRAAANTKSYVLIVAAAH, translated from the exons ATGTCGCGTCCGATTGTTGTCGCCTTCGCGATTCTGGGCCTTCTGCAGGCGGTCATCGCCATTGACCTGTCGCTGTCGAAGAACATCCAGATTAACCTCGATGAAAAAGATATTGTGCCGAAAACGGACCTG AAAAATCTCGTTCCTGAGCCACATGCTGCCAACGAATTTATCGGAAACCTTGAAATTGGGACAAGATATGCCGATGAAAAAGTCTTCCGTCGAATTATCGAGTTTAACAATCCAACAAACACTGTTCAGACAACTACTCTAACGCTGACTGTTAATG GAATTCTTCATTACATTAGTGCGGTAAACCAGAACGGCAGCTACGCAGTAATATGCGACGAGGTGTCGACCCTGGGATCATCCCGTGGCTCCATCAAAGTTCGTGCTGCTGCCAACACGAAATCCTACGTTCTGATCGTTGCAGCAGCGCATTAA